A genome region from Chitinispirillales bacterium includes the following:
- the eno gene encoding phosphopyruvate hydratase produces the protein MPYIEEIRAREILDSRGNPTIEVDVRLESGAFGRAAVPSGASTGENEALELRDGDKKRYLGKGVLKAVENVNEVISPELIGLSALDQRGIDKKMLELDGTKTKSKLGANAILGVSLAVARASADYLDIPLYRYIGGTNTFTLPVPMMNIINGGSHSDAPIAFQEFMIRPVGAKSFKEGLRMGAEVFHNLKKVLHDRKLSTAVGDEGGFAPALDGTEDALNSIIEAIKKAGYKPGRKSEGGDVAIALDCAASEFYKDGVYDYTKFEGDKGKKRSSQEQAEYLAKLTADFPIDSIEDGMSENDWSGWKLLTDKIGKTTQLVGDDLFVTNVEYLKKGIESGCANSILIKVNQIGTLTETLDAIEMAHRAGYTSVTSHRSGETEDSTIADIAVATNSGQIKTGSLSRSDRMAKYNQLLRIEEELGDLAVYGR, from the coding sequence ATGCCTTATATTGAAGAAATCCGCGCCAGAGAAATTTTGGATTCACGCGGAAACCCAACAATCGAAGTGGACGTTCGTCTCGAAAGCGGCGCATTCGGAAGAGCGGCTGTTCCCAGCGGAGCGTCGACGGGTGAAAACGAAGCGCTTGAACTCAGAGACGGCGACAAAAAACGCTATTTGGGCAAAGGGGTACTTAAAGCGGTCGAGAACGTCAACGAAGTTATTTCTCCCGAACTAATCGGGCTTTCCGCTTTAGACCAAAGAGGTATTGACAAAAAAATGCTTGAATTAGACGGCACGAAAACAAAGAGCAAATTAGGCGCTAATGCAATTCTTGGCGTATCTTTGGCGGTTGCGCGCGCGTCGGCGGATTATTTGGATATTCCGCTTTACCGCTACATCGGCGGAACAAACACGTTCACGCTTCCCGTGCCGATGATGAATATTATTAATGGCGGCTCGCACTCTGACGCTCCTATAGCTTTTCAAGAGTTTATGATTCGTCCTGTCGGCGCAAAATCGTTTAAAGAAGGTTTAAGAATGGGCGCGGAAGTTTTTCATAATTTGAAAAAAGTTCTTCACGACAGAAAACTTTCGACGGCTGTCGGCGACGAGGGCGGCTTCGCACCCGCTTTGGACGGAACCGAAGACGCGCTTAATTCAATTATCGAAGCGATTAAGAAGGCGGGATACAAGCCCGGAAGAAAATCCGAAGGCGGCGACGTAGCGATTGCTTTGGATTGTGCGGCAAGTGAATTTTACAAAGACGGCGTTTACGATTACACGAAATTTGAAGGCGATAAAGGTAAAAAACGCAGTTCGCAGGAACAAGCGGAATATTTGGCGAAATTGACCGCCGATTTCCCGATTGATTCTATTGAAGACGGAATGAGTGAAAACGACTGGTCGGGCTGGAAACTTTTAACCGACAAAATCGGTAAAACTACTCAGTTGGTCGGCGACGACTTGTTTGTAACCAATGTAGAATACCTCAAAAAAGGAATTGAAAGCGGTTGTGCGAATTCAATTTTGATTAAAGTGAATCAAATCGGAACGCTTACCGAAACGCTTGACGCAATTGAAATGGCGCACAGAGCCGGTTATACTTCGGTAACTTCGCACAGAAGCGGCGAAACGGAAGACAGCACTATTGCCGACATTGCGGTAGCTACAAACAGCGGACAAATCAAAACCGGTTCGTTGAGTCGTTCCGATAGAATGGCTAAATACAATCAGTTACTTCGTATTGAAGAAGAATTGGGCGATTTGGCCGTTTACGGCAGATAA
- the rfaE1 gene encoding D-glycero-beta-D-manno-heptose-7-phosphate kinase, with the protein MEKLSLGRAKEIISSIKGRKILVVGDAMLDKYVWGSVYRISPEAPVPVVNMKSETFRLGGAANVLQNVAALGADPFLGTVYGNDENGKILCKTLKNAKCEISALVLSESRPTTTKTRIMAHNQQVVRVDKETDKFLEETDAKRLNEKLTEIIPQMSAVIISDYGKGVLCKEVLSNIFEICKKNRIFTAVDPKQKDFSCYSETNVITPNYKEVCEALGERFCGIPLKCDEIVALGRNLMQKYNLKNLLLTLSERGMMLFENDKYIHLKTAAKDVFDVTGAGDSVISAFTASVAAGANLFEAAFIANCAAGISVAQTGTASVKPKELITYISNYIEK; encoded by the coding sequence TTGGAAAAATTATCACTTGGACGTGCAAAAGAAATTATCTCGTCGATAAAAGGCAGGAAAATATTAGTTGTCGGCGACGCGATGCTTGATAAATACGTTTGGGGAAGCGTTTATAGAATTTCACCCGAAGCGCCGGTTCCCGTCGTTAATATGAAAAGTGAAACGTTTCGCTTGGGCGGTGCGGCGAACGTATTGCAAAATGTCGCGGCTTTAGGCGCGGATCCGTTTTTGGGAACGGTTTATGGAAACGATGAAAATGGAAAAATCTTGTGTAAAACGTTAAAAAACGCAAAATGCGAAATTTCAGCGCTTGTTTTAAGCGAATCTCGTCCGACAACGACAAAAACGAGAATTATGGCGCATAATCAACAGGTTGTCAGAGTTGATAAAGAAACCGATAAATTTCTCGAAGAAACCGACGCCAAGCGGTTAAACGAAAAACTTACGGAAATTATTCCGCAAATGTCCGCTGTTATAATCAGCGATTACGGTAAAGGCGTTTTATGCAAAGAAGTATTAAGCAATATCTTTGAAATTTGTAAAAAAAATAGAATTTTTACGGCGGTTGATCCCAAACAAAAAGATTTTTCTTGTTATTCGGAAACAAACGTTATCACTCCGAATTATAAAGAGGTATGTGAGGCGTTGGGCGAGAGATTTTGCGGTATTCCTTTAAAATGTGACGAGATAGTCGCGCTCGGACGGAATCTTATGCAAAAATATAATTTAAAAAACCTGCTTTTAACGCTTTCCGAGAGAGGAATGATGTTGTTTGAAAACGACAAATATATACACCTGAAAACCGCTGCAAAAGATGTTTTTGACGTTACCGGCGCCGGCGATAGCGTTATAAGCGCGTTTACCGCCTCGGTCGCCGCCGGCGCTAATTTGTTTGAGGCGGCTTTCATTGCAAATTGCGCGGCTGGGATTTCTGTGGCGCAAACCGGAACTGCGTCGGTAAAACCCAAAGAATTGATAACTTATATATCAAATTATATTGAAAAATAG
- a CDS encoding T9SS type A sorting domain-containing protein — protein sequence MKVKIFFTVVFVFLFLFCSISFSQKAALAPDTLPPADLPLENTPQFIFIGSDDQMNLAGLRAILDMVKDYANPAGTGRKTTFDGEPVRFSFYSNTCYSNPQWMQLHKRAHDEGHELGLHTDGHPFIGSDEQAISEFSLNLKKMTEVIIKDNGYWDNSISKWVDVFDTVVILDSSLFKGVRSPYLYVSDYVFDALDALNLRYDCSLEEGMSEDIISPNGFVFPYTADNGATDGWIYLSDTVKTIPNRLKSHAGKWEIPAYPLFWIPDSLRSKYGITRAGYDANKNENGTLIANGGKGEMGVSRDGKKVSGLDYDAWHVQYWTGHELAMTLLYNLKLRIDGNRVPMTFCIHSNYYDNYPDRLNGLKEFIDSALTYQQVRFVTGNQLIDWMENPIGLDGTAGGRTPKDSCVIVEYAVDCGFGLGDEIYYDTVCGEENIAQYYKGEIKSKRHCGEINAINSVKLTQNKEFSVTVVSNRLRILFPLEVKTADVFVFDVRGKIILQKNGIKNNELLPFENKNGVYFVRVNYGKNIKIQKISTYR from the coding sequence ATGAAAGTAAAAATATTTTTCACGGTAGTATTTGTATTTCTGTTTCTGTTTTGTTCGATTTCTTTTTCGCAAAAAGCGGCCCTTGCTCCCGATACTCTTCCACCGGCGGATTTGCCGCTTGAAAATACTCCGCAGTTTATTTTCATCGGAAGTGACGACCAGATGAATTTGGCGGGACTGAGGGCGATTTTGGATATGGTAAAAGACTACGCAAATCCTGCGGGAACAGGACGGAAAACTACTTTTGACGGTGAACCCGTCAGGTTTTCGTTTTACAGCAATACATGTTATTCAAATCCGCAATGGATGCAACTGCACAAACGTGCGCATGACGAAGGACACGAATTGGGATTGCATACAGATGGCCATCCGTTTATCGGCAGCGACGAACAAGCGATTTCAGAATTTTCACTAAATCTTAAAAAGATGACCGAAGTAATTATAAAAGATAACGGATATTGGGATAACTCAATTTCTAAATGGGTCGATGTTTTTGATACTGTCGTCATTCTTGATTCCTCGCTTTTTAAAGGAGTTCGTTCTCCGTATCTGTATGTGAGCGACTATGTTTTCGATGCGTTGGACGCTCTTAATTTGCGCTATGATTGTTCGCTTGAAGAAGGAATGAGCGAAGATATTATTTCGCCGAACGGCTTTGTTTTTCCATACACCGCAGATAACGGAGCGACCGACGGTTGGATATATTTATCGGATACGGTGAAAACAATTCCGAATCGACTCAAATCGCATGCCGGTAAATGGGAAATTCCGGCATATCCGCTATTTTGGATTCCCGACAGTTTGCGGAGTAAATACGGAATAACCCGCGCCGGTTACGACGCAAACAAAAATGAAAACGGGACGCTTATTGCAAACGGTGGAAAAGGAGAAATGGGCGTATCGCGTGACGGAAAAAAAGTGAGCGGATTGGATTACGATGCGTGGCATGTACAATATTGGACCGGACACGAATTGGCTATGACCTTGCTGTATAACCTCAAATTGCGGATTGACGGCAATCGCGTTCCCATGACTTTTTGCATTCATTCCAATTATTACGATAATTACCCCGACCGTTTAAACGGACTGAAAGAATTTATCGATTCGGCGCTGACGTACCAGCAGGTGCGTTTTGTTACCGGAAATCAGTTGATTGATTGGATGGAAAATCCCATAGGGCTTGACGGAACGGCGGGCGGAAGAACGCCGAAAGATTCTTGTGTTATTGTTGAATATGCAGTAGATTGCGGTTTCGGATTGGGAGACGAAATTTACTATGATACCGTTTGCGGTGAAGAAAATATCGCGCAATACTATAAAGGTGAAATAAAGTCCAAAAGACATTGCGGAGAAATTAACGCTATAAATTCTGTAAAACTTACGCAAAATAAAGAATTTTCGGTTACGGTAGTGAGTAATCGTTTGAGAATTTTGTTTCCTTTGGAGGTAAAAACCGCGGATGTTTTCGTTTTTGACGTTCGCGGAAAAATAATTTTGCAGAAAAACGGAATAAAAAATAATGAATTATTGCCGTTTGAAAACAAAAACGGAGTTTATTTCGTGCGGGTAAATTACGGAAAAAATATAAAAATTCAAAAAATTTCCACATACAGATAA
- a CDS encoding adenine-specific methyltransferase EcoRI family protein, whose amino-acid sequence MANNSKLSKAKNAKNDEFYTQWVDIEKEVQAYLDYAPDVFKGKTILCPCDDPYESNFFKYFALRFNDLGLKKLIATCYAGSPIANTQLSLFADEPVEDRTTKSPHKIEITEVGDYNNDGSFDLKDIEWLLENKKNVLTRLEGNGDFRSDEVRKLRDEADVIVTNPPFSLFREFFMWIMQANKSFIVIANKNCVTYKEVFPFILKNKIWSGITGWGGGMWFESKNLDNVDKVIDGIGMKNVASIFLSNLEHGRRHQSLPLMTMADNLRYNNGLKKKLEDKREYDTYDNYDAIDIPYTDAIPSDYNGAMGVPISFLEKYCPEQFEIIALGNSRENFTPIKNYVNPKKIMKDGKIVNGGAINCVLAIETDVEPQGQTYYTSDNSKYLIPPYARIIIKHKRVTK is encoded by the coding sequence ATGGCAAACAACAGTAAACTTTCAAAAGCCAAAAATGCGAAAAACGATGAGTTTTATACACAATGGGTTGACATAGAAAAAGAGGTACAGGCGTATTTGGATTATGCCCCTGATGTTTTTAAGGGCAAAACAATCCTGTGTCCCTGCGACGACCCGTATGAAAGTAATTTTTTTAAGTATTTCGCCCTTCGTTTTAATGATTTAGGGCTTAAAAAGTTGATTGCGACTTGTTACGCGGGTTCGCCGATTGCTAACACGCAATTGTCATTGTTTGCAGACGAGCCTGTAGAGGATAGAACAACGAAATCGCCGCATAAAATTGAGATTACCGAAGTGGGTGATTATAATAATGATGGTTCATTTGATTTAAAGGATATTGAATGGCTTCTTGAAAATAAAAAGAATGTATTAACACGTCTTGAAGGTAATGGCGATTTTAGAAGCGATGAAGTGAGAAAATTGCGTGATGAAGCGGATGTTATTGTTACCAATCCCCCGTTTTCGTTGTTCCGTGAGTTTTTTATGTGGATTATGCAGGCTAATAAATCTTTTATTGTTATTGCAAACAAAAACTGTGTTACTTACAAAGAAGTGTTTCCGTTCATATTAAAAAATAAAATTTGGTCTGGAATTACAGGGTGGGGTGGCGGTATGTGGTTTGAATCTAAAAATCTTGACAACGTTGATAAAGTTATAGATGGTATCGGCATGAAAAATGTAGCATCTATTTTTTTGTCCAATCTTGAACACGGACGTAGGCATCAATCTTTGCCGCTTATGACAATGGCGGACAATTTAAGATATAACAATGGATTAAAAAAGAAACTTGAAGACAAGAGAGAATATGATACTTATGATAACTATGACGCTATTGATATTCCTTATACCGATGCCATTCCGTCTGATTACAACGGAGCGATGGGCGTGCCGATTTCATTTCTTGAAAAATATTGTCCCGAACAGTTTGAGATAATAGCATTAGGAAACAGTCGTGAAAATTTCACACCTATTAAAAATTACGTTAATCCTAAAAAAATCATGAAAGACGGAAAAATTGTTAACGGTGGTGCGATAAATTGCGTATTGGCGATAGAAACCGACGTAGAGCCTCAAGGTCAAACATATTATACGAGCGATAATAGTAAATATTTAATTCCGCCTTATGCTAGAATAATCATTAAACACAAAAGAGTGACTAAATGA
- the pta gene encoding phosphate acetyltransferase has protein sequence MAVIDLLVKKAQAADKKLVLPEGHDPRVVSAAQKILAKGVAKEVIVLGTDEEIKNSCEKAGISSRDFKTIDPVKSELLEQFTKDYCEARAAKGKPISESDAKKTLSDRLYFGNMMTKKEIVDGLVAGSIASTPDMLRAAFQVLGTAKGIKIGSSCFVMDLKTPTISGDNVLIYADCGVNPDPNAEELVDIAMATASTYRSLVGKTPKIAFLSFSTYGSAKHEILEKIIKATALTKEKVAAQNLDIIVDGELQGDAALVPEVAKSKAPKSAIAGDANILIFPDLNAGNICYKLTQRLAGADAYGPILQGLAKPVNDLSRGCSADDIFGVAAITVCQSL, from the coding sequence ATGGCGGTTATCGACTTGCTTGTAAAAAAAGCGCAAGCGGCGGACAAAAAGTTGGTTTTACCGGAAGGACATGATCCGCGTGTGGTTTCGGCGGCTCAAAAAATTTTGGCGAAGGGGGTGGCAAAAGAAGTTATCGTTTTGGGAACGGACGAGGAAATTAAAAATTCCTGCGAAAAGGCTGGAATTTCGTCCCGTGATTTCAAAACTATCGACCCCGTAAAAAGCGAATTGCTTGAACAATTTACTAAAGATTATTGCGAAGCGCGCGCGGCGAAAGGAAAGCCGATAAGTGAAAGCGACGCTAAAAAAACGCTTTCGGACAGATTATATTTCGGAAATATGATGACGAAGAAAGAAATTGTTGACGGTTTGGTTGCCGGAAGCATCGCTTCGACTCCTGATATGCTTCGCGCCGCTTTTCAGGTTTTGGGAACGGCGAAAGGAATTAAAATCGGAAGTTCGTGCTTTGTTATGGATTTGAAAACCCCCACTATTTCCGGAGATAACGTTTTGATTTATGCCGACTGTGGAGTAAATCCCGATCCGAACGCCGAAGAATTGGTGGATATCGCGATGGCTACGGCATCGACTTATCGTTCGCTAGTTGGAAAAACTCCAAAAATAGCGTTTCTAAGTTTTTCGACATATGGAAGTGCGAAACACGAGATTTTGGAGAAAATTATTAAGGCGACCGCACTCACAAAAGAAAAAGTCGCCGCTCAAAATCTTGATATTATCGTTGACGGCGAATTACAGGGGGACGCGGCGCTTGTTCCTGAGGTAGCAAAGAGCAAAGCGCCGAAAAGTGCGATTGCCGGAGACGCAAATATATTGATTTTCCCAGATTTGAACGCGGGAAATATTTGCTATAAATTGACTCAACGTCTTGCCGGCGCAGACGCTTACGGACCTATTTTGCAAGGACTTGCAAAACCTGTAAACGACTTGTCGCGCGGCTGTTCAGCGGACGATATTTTCGGCGTTGCGGCGATAACCGTCTGTCAATCGCTGTAG
- a CDS encoding DUF262 domain-containing protein yields MKTILKQYKISEIIDGFIYNELEGKGLFGLLGKLTIQPEYQRNYIYADGKKDVAVIESLLKGYPLGLIYFNNVSDTQFEVLDGQQRITSIGRFITGKFAIKDGNERMQIFSSLSTDKQNLIMDSKLLVYHCEGGEDEIKEWFKTINIAGVPLNEQELLNALYSGQFVTLAKAEFSNSGNANTHKWSAYVKGSVLRQDFLSTALNWVAASKNQTKEWYMADHRNENNITELKTYFNAVIDWISTVFRDVEKEMCGLEWGRLYEQYHAKSYNPANVSNKVQELYGDVYVKNRRGIFEFILGGCTDTKLLEVRVFDEAIKQAIYKQQTAESKGNGISNCPLCAMGHDSSKEKIWELKEMDADHVAAWSKGGATDIKNCQMLCRTHNQAKGNR; encoded by the coding sequence ATGAAAACAATATTAAAACAGTATAAAATCAGCGAGATCATAGACGGTTTTATATATAACGAATTAGAAGGCAAAGGGCTTTTTGGACTTTTGGGGAAATTAACGATACAACCCGAATATCAGCGAAATTACATTTACGCGGACGGTAAAAAAGATGTTGCTGTAATTGAGTCTCTACTTAAAGGTTATCCGCTTGGACTGATTTACTTTAACAATGTTTCTGATACTCAATTTGAAGTGCTTGACGGACAACAACGTATAACCTCAATAGGACGATTTATTACTGGCAAATTTGCAATTAAAGACGGAAACGAGAGAATGCAGATATTTAGTTCGCTGTCTACGGATAAGCAGAATTTAATAATGGACAGCAAACTTTTAGTATATCATTGTGAGGGTGGAGAAGACGAAATAAAAGAATGGTTTAAGACAATCAATATTGCCGGCGTTCCGCTTAATGAACAGGAATTGCTGAACGCTCTTTATTCTGGACAGTTTGTAACATTGGCAAAAGCTGAATTTAGTAATTCTGGCAATGCTAATACTCATAAATGGAGTGCATACGTTAAAGGTTCTGTTTTGCGGCAAGATTTTTTGTCAACCGCTTTGAACTGGGTAGCCGCCTCTAAAAATCAAACAAAAGAGTGGTATATGGCAGACCACAGAAATGAAAACAATATAACCGAACTAAAAACCTATTTTAACGCCGTAATTGACTGGATTTCAACAGTTTTTCGCGATGTTGAGAAAGAAATGTGCGGGTTGGAATGGGGAAGGTTATATGAACAGTACCATGCTAAAAGTTATAATCCTGCCAACGTTTCAAATAAAGTACAGGAGTTATATGGTGATGTTTATGTGAAAAATCGGCGCGGAATATTTGAGTTTATTTTAGGCGGTTGCACTGATACTAAACTTTTAGAAGTTAGAGTTTTTGACGAAGCGATAAAACAAGCTATTTACAAACAACAAACCGCTGAATCCAAAGGAAACGGAATATCAAATTGTCCTCTTTGCGCTATGGGACACGATTCAAGCAAAGAAAAAATATGGGAATTAAAAGAAATGGACGCAGACCACGTTGCCGCTTGGAGCAAGGGCGGTGCAACCGATATTAAAAATTGTCAAATGCTTTGCCGCACGCATAATCAAGCGAAAGGGAATAGATAA
- a CDS encoding response regulator: MIKLNVIEKIPLMTKFVIFSVVLYLLIFAVGSWAFLFSHRQIVSVNLDEKLSQMLEIEQIKLEASVNGEIALVLKMASSPLIKRYFLNPENMELREFAFEEITSYLNSNKNGTTFWVNDKDKMFYTSEESYILDPTLPENYWYNMTMYKTEKYNFNINYNNELQRINLWINAPVFDDDHKPIGILGTGISLSEFINSLFSDYTNDTELYFFNSEGEITGAKDVDLVENKEKICDKLDATGMEIFNTARNIKYGETQTFNSPIGKIAVRPVPVLNWYVTVVRPITISDYKTSLTALFLVVLAVMALVFVIFNVFIAGLIKPLRDTMVSLEMASKAKSKFLAKMSHEIRTPMNAITGMAELALHENTPSAAQEHILTIKQASANLLAIINDILDFSKIESGKLEIIPNDYLFSSLLNDIIGIIKMRVLDRGLQFAVNTDCGIPNALFGDETRVRQILLNILNNAVKYTKEGFVSLSVDKKIIQDDAILLTIAVADSGIGIKHEDIGKLFDDFVQVDLANNKEVEGTGLGLTIAKNLVEAMGGSIDVESVYGKGSVFTVKLPQKIRSVEPFAMVKNPKEKSVLIYERCEICADFAVRTVKNLGVDCQRVKNDEELREKLSIGGYSFVFAAFSLVEDVKKAISLFGAKARIVVLAEFGNPVADKNLSILTMPVHSLSVANILNGVSDKLIHNVVRNAVTKFIAPKARILIVDDISTNLKVCEGLMLPYKMQIDSCFNGFEAIEAVRTNHYDLVLMDHMMPEMDGVEATKRIRRFGSENPYYTNLPIIALTANAVCGAKEMFLSNGFSDFLSKPINTTELNAILEKWLPKEKLEKLNCTAF; this comes from the coding sequence ATGATAAAACTGAACGTCATCGAAAAAATTCCCTTGATGACTAAATTTGTTATTTTTTCCGTAGTCCTTTATTTACTTATCTTTGCTGTCGGCAGTTGGGCTTTTTTATTTTCTCACAGGCAAATCGTAAGCGTCAATTTAGACGAAAAATTATCTCAAATGCTGGAAATAGAGCAGATTAAATTAGAAGCGTCCGTAAACGGTGAAATTGCGCTCGTTCTTAAAATGGCTTCCTCGCCTTTGATAAAACGCTACTTTCTTAATCCGGAAAATATGGAACTACGAGAATTCGCTTTTGAGGAGATCACTTCATATCTAAATTCCAATAAAAACGGCACGACTTTCTGGGTTAACGATAAAGATAAAATGTTCTATACCAGCGAGGAATCATACATATTGGATCCGACGCTTCCTGAAAACTACTGGTATAATATGACCATGTATAAAACAGAGAAATATAATTTCAACATAAATTATAACAACGAACTGCAAAGAATCAACCTTTGGATAAACGCGCCGGTTTTCGATGACGACCATAAGCCGATCGGAATACTTGGAACGGGGATTAGTTTGTCGGAATTCATTAATTCTTTATTTAGCGATTATACAAACGATACGGAACTATACTTTTTTAATTCCGAAGGAGAAATAACCGGCGCCAAGGATGTCGATTTGGTTGAAAATAAAGAGAAAATATGTGACAAATTAGATGCGACCGGCATGGAAATTTTTAATACCGCCAGAAACATTAAATACGGTGAAACGCAGACGTTTAATTCTCCTATAGGAAAGATCGCCGTGCGTCCCGTTCCGGTTTTGAACTGGTATGTTACTGTTGTAAGACCGATTACTATTTCCGACTACAAAACCTCGCTAACGGCGCTTTTTCTTGTCGTATTGGCGGTAATGGCGCTGGTATTTGTTATATTCAACGTATTTATCGCCGGACTTATCAAGCCGTTACGAGATACGATGGTGTCGCTTGAAATGGCGTCTAAAGCCAAAAGTAAATTTCTTGCCAAAATGAGTCACGAAATACGAACTCCGATGAACGCTATAACTGGTATGGCGGAACTTGCGCTTCACGAAAATACGCCAAGTGCGGCGCAGGAACACATTCTCACAATTAAGCAGGCAAGCGCGAACCTTTTAGCCATAATAAACGATATATTGGACTTTTCAAAAATAGAAAGCGGTAAACTTGAAATAATTCCTAACGATTACCTGTTTTCGTCACTGTTGAACGATATTATAGGCATTATCAAAATGAGAGTGCTGGATCGCGGGTTACAGTTTGCGGTAAACACGGATTGCGGCATTCCCAACGCTCTTTTTGGCGACGAAACCAGAGTAAGGCAGATATTGCTGAATATTTTGAACAACGCCGTAAAATACACAAAAGAAGGATTCGTTTCGCTTAGCGTTGATAAAAAAATTATTCAAGACGACGCTATTCTTCTGACAATAGCTGTTGCGGACAGCGGCATAGGTATAAAACATGAAGACATCGGAAAACTTTTTGATGATTTTGTTCAGGTTGATTTGGCGAATAACAAAGAAGTCGAAGGCACGGGATTAGGTTTAACAATAGCGAAAAATCTTGTAGAAGCGATGGGTGGAAGCATTGATGTAGAAAGCGTTTACGGTAAAGGCAGCGTGTTTACTGTAAAGCTTCCGCAAAAAATACGTTCCGTCGAACCTTTTGCAATGGTTAAAAATCCGAAAGAAAAGAGCGTACTTATTTACGAACGTTGTGAAATATGCGCCGATTTCGCCGTTCGGACGGTAAAAAATCTCGGAGTAGATTGCCAACGCGTCAAAAATGACGAAGAACTGCGTGAAAAATTGTCGATTGGAGGTTATTCTTTCGTATTCGCGGCGTTTTCACTTGTTGAAGACGTCAAAAAAGCGATATCGCTATTTGGGGCGAAAGCGCGCATAGTGGTATTGGCGGAATTTGGCAACCCGGTGGCCGATAAAAATTTGAGTATATTGACTATGCCGGTTCATTCCTTATCCGTCGCCAACATTTTAAACGGCGTATCGGATAAATTGATTCACAACGTCGTAAGAAACGCCGTGACGAAATTCATCGCGCCGAAAGCAAGAATTTTGATTGTCGATGATATAAGTACGAACCTGAAAGTTTGCGAAGGTTTAATGCTGCCATACAAAATGCAAATCGATTCGTGTTTTAACGGATTTGAAGCGATTGAAGCAGTGAGAACCAATCACTACGATTTGGTGCTAATGGATCATATGATGCCGGAAATGGACGGTGTAGAAGCCACGAAACGCATAAGACGGTTCGGAAGCGAAAACCCGTATTACACGAATTTACCGATTATCGCTTTAACAGCAAACGCTGTTTGTGGAGCGAAAGAAATGTTTTTGAGCAACGGATTCAGCGATTTTTTGTCAAAACCCATAAATACGACTGAACTAAACGCTATTTTGGAAAAATGGCTGCCGAAAGAAAAGTTGGAAAAATTAAACTGTACGGCTTTTTGA